The genomic segment AGCTTTTTCAATAGAGCACTGTGGTCTATGTTGTCAAAGCATCCTGAAATATCAGCATCTAATATATATGCTGTTTTCATTTTTAGTGTATCAAATATAGCTTCAATAGCATCATGACAAGACCTACCGGGTCTGAAACCATAAATGTTTGGTTCAAACTTTGCCTCCCATTCTGGTTCTAGAGCCATTTTCATAAGTGTTTCTTTTGCTCTCTCTGAAATAGTAGGTATGCCTATCGGCCTCTTTTCGGTTTTTTTAGGTTTTGGAATCCAAATACGTCTTGATGGTTTTGCTTTCTCTTTCACATCTAAAGAATATGCTAATTGCAACCTTTCTTCCTGATTAAGATTAGCTTTTCCATCAATACCTGCTGTCTTCTTTCCCCTGTTATCCTGAGTTACCTTTCTAACAGCTAGCAATTTTGCACTCATTGAATTAAGTAATAATCTTTGAAGTTTATGTACCTTCACAATATCATTACACTTTACAGCTTGGTAAATTCGTTTTTGTAACTTGAATACAAATCTCTCTAACTTTCGCCAAGGAATTGTATTCCATTTATACCTAACATTGCGTTGGTCTATAACATATTCATTATTATTCACAACTTTACCTTCCAAATTACAGTGTTTACGTCTGCATATCCCAAATACTACTTTGGGCATTAGCTTGTATCTTTGTGATGTAAGGTATTAGAGCTAAAATATCTTACAGGAAGGGTGAAGCTGTGCGTTAGCTAATGTCTAATAAGACCGATAAGAAGATTTTGCTCCCCTTCCAATTAGAGTTAAAAGACTGGACAGTATCTTTGGAATCATATCCCGTATTTGCAAGGTTGGTCTAAACTCTTAATTTTGTTTATAGTCTTGGAGGAAGTTTTATGCAAGCAAATGCTATTTTAGGTGTAGATATTTCTAAAAAAAAATTCGATGCTTGTTTGTTAGTAGGTAGCAAGGAACGACATAAAGTTTTTTACAATAACCAGGAGGGTTTTGAAAAACTTGTAGTTTGGTGCAATAATCACAGAGCAGATTTTATTCATCTATGTCTCGAAGCAACTGGTTGTTATAGTGAAGGTTTAGTTACTTTTATGTACGATCTAGGACATAACGTAAGTATGATAAACCCAGCCCAAATCAAAGCTTTTGGCAAAAGTGAGCTACTTAGAAACAAAACAGATAAGTCGGACGCCGCCATGATTGCTAGGTTTTGTATTGCTAACAAACCTGATCTTTGGAAACCTATTTCTCCCGAAGTTAGCTGTTTAAGGGAACTTTATCGTTGTTTGCAAGCACTTAAAGATGACAAGTTGCAACAAATAAATCGCTTGGAAAACAAAAATATGTATTCCAGTTGTAAACAAGCCATACTTGAGGTAATTGCTACAATAGACAAACAAATTACTGCACTAGAGAAAGAAATTAATGAGCACATCAATAACCATTCACACCTAAAAAATATGATAGAAAACATCAAGACTATAAAAGGTATAGGACATATTACCGCTATTGCTGTTGTTGCAGAAATGCCATCAGTTGATAATTTTGATAATGCTAGACAGTTTGCAGCCTTTGCTGGTCTAAACCCGGAACATTATCAATCAGGGTCATCAGTAAACAGAAAGAGCCGTGTATGTAAAATAGGGTCAGAACGTATCCAAAAAGCTCTTTATATGCCAGCTATAGTAGTCAAAAACCGTAATTCTCACTTTCAAAAGTTTTGTCAACGTTTAGCGAGCAAAGGAAAATGTCCAATGGTTATAATTGTTGCGTTAATGAGAAAATTAATGCATGTATTTTTTGGTATTCTTAAAAATAATCAACCATTCAATGGTGGTTTAGTCAAGTAACCTGTTGACATGAGAAAGTTGCTTACTCTTTCTAACTCTTTGACCAGAGATAGTAGAGTTTTTACTGGGAAATGTAACAAAGCTTCCCTAATAAATTAGTATAGCTGTGTATAAGTATGTCCACACAAACTATAAGTACTTATACACAGCTATACTAATCAATGGAATGTAAATTCGGTTTGAAAAGTTTTTTAAAATTACTATTGACATGAAAGACAGTATCTTGTATGTTGAGCACGGTTATTTCCCTTTTTTATTCTCAATTGATAAGGTACTATAATACAAGGCAGCACAAGTTTTTCAAATTGATTTGCATTAGCTTACTCCGGCGTAATTTAAAAAAATATGAATGACAAAACAAGTAATATCTTTCATCCTGAAAATGCTGTGCCCATTTACGTTTCATATTACAATAGTACTGCTAGCAGCATTAGTTTGGGCTGTCGAAATATGCTTTAATCCATACTTGGTAAAAGTTATTATAGATCGTACTTTTACATCAGATACAAATAATCTTTTTCATAACATAGCAACTCCTGCCATATCCTATGTACTAATATTATTTTTACTTGAGTGTATTGCCAGATTGTACAACTATTTCTTTGAAATTAAGATGATCCCTAATCTCCGTAAAAACATTGTTGAATCGAGTATTGCCATATTATTAAATCAAGATAATAGCTACTACCAAAACAACTTCTCTGGCAGCCTTGCCAATAAGGTAAATGATTTGACAAACTATATTCCAGACATCGTGCAAATTGTTGCTGATAGGTTTTTTGCTCGCGCATTAGCGCTTGGTATCGGAATTTATTTTTTGTGGCAAGTAAATATTAACTTTGCCTTATTGATGTTAACTTGGTCAGCATTATTTATTCTGTCTTCTCTCTTACTTGCAGGGAAGATAACGCGTCTTGCAGATGCGTGGTCAGAGCTTGGCTCAAGCATTACTGGTAAAATGGTGGATGTATTTTCAAATATCATGACTGTAAGGGTATTTGCCAGCAAATACCAAGAAAGATTATCTTTGCGAGCTACTCATAGCGAAGCTGTTAAAGCAGAACAGAGGCTTCAGTGGTTGTATACGTGGATTTTCACTTTCTATGGCTTCTCGTTTTTAATTATGCAAGTACTTAATTTGTATTTCTTAGTTAAAGGAAGAGAACAAGAATTAATTACTGCTGGAGATTTTGCTTTTGTTATGACTGTTAATATAGCAATAGCTAATTTTCTTTGGATGATAGCTAAAGATTTCTCACAGTTCTCTAAGTCATGGGGAAGGATTACCCAAGCTTTAAGAACAATTACTTCAATCTCTGAAATCCAAGATCAGCCAGATGCAGTAGATCTGATCGTAAAAGAGGGAGAGATTACTTTTGATAAAGTTCATTTTCATTATAAAGGTGCAGAACCAATATTTGAAAACAAGTCCGTAATAATTAAGTCTGGCCAAAGGGTAGGACTTGTTGGTTACTCAGGTG from the Candidatus Wolbachia massiliensis genome contains:
- a CDS encoding transposase, with protein sequence MQANAILGVDISKKKFDACLLVGSKERHKVFYNNQEGFEKLVVWCNNHRADFIHLCLEATGCYSEGLVTFMYDLGHNVSMINPAQIKAFGKSELLRNKTDKSDAAMIARFCIANKPDLWKPISPEVSCLRELYRCLQALKDDKLQQINRLENKNMYSSCKQAILEVIATIDKQITALEKEINEHINNHSHLKNMIENIKTIKGIGHITAIAVVAEMPSVDNFDNARQFAAFAGLNPEHYQSGSSVNRKSRVCKIGSERIQKALYMPAIVVKNRNSHFQKFCQRLASKGKCPMVIIVALMRKLMHVFFGILKNNQPFNGGLVK